GACCGGACCAGCCGGTCAGATCGCGGACCTCAGTGAGGCCTTCAAGGGCATCGACGGCTTGCTGCTCCTGGTGGCCGGTGGGGTCGTGATCCTCATCCTGACCGTGGTCTATCGCAGCCCGATCCTGCCGTTCGTCGTACTGATCTCTGCGATCTTCGCCCTCGGATTAGCCTCTGGCGCAGTCTATTTCCTCACCAAACAGGGCATCCTGGACCTCAACGGCCAGAGCCAGGGCATCTTGTTCATCCTGGTCTTCGGCGCCGCCACGGACTACGCGCTGCTACTGGTCGCCCGGTTCCGTGAAGAGCTGATGCACACCCAAGACAAGGTCGCGGCGCTGCGCTCGGCGTACCGCGCCACCATCGAGCCGGTCGCGGCCTCCGCCGCCACGGTCATCCTCGGCGTCCTGTGCCTGCTCCTGTCCGATCTGAACTCCAACCGCAGTCTCGGACCGGTCGCTGCGCTGGGCATTGTCGCCTCCTTCCTGGCCTCGATGACCTTCCTGCCTGCTGCCCTGGCCCTGCTGGGCCGCAAAGCGTTCTGGCCCTTCGAGCCCAAGGTCACCGACGACGTGTCTGAGGGTCAGGGCCATAAGTTCTGGTCGAAGGTCGCGCACTGGGTGGCCTCGAAACCGCGCAAGATCTGGATCACCACCGCTGTTGCTCTGGCTGCCGCGGCCGCCTTCGCACCGACCTTCAAGGCCGACGGCATCGCCACCACCGATTACTTCATCGGCACCGTCGGTTCGGTCGAGGGCGCCAAACTCCAGGCCGAGCACTTCGACGCCGGCAGCGGCTCGCCGACCTGGATCATCGCGGAGCAGCAGAGTGCGAACAGCGTTGTCGCCGCAGCAAAGTCGACCGCCGGGGTGGCGTCCGCCGAGGTCCTCGCCACCGACGGGCAGCCGGTCGTCAAGGACGGGCGCGTCGCCGTTCAGGTGGTCCTGAAGGACAACGCCGAGTCGCTCCCAGCGCAAGACACGGTCGAGAAGTTGCGGGACGCCGTACATGCCATCGCCGGCTCCGAGGCGGTCGTCGGTGGCACCACCGCGACCGACCTGGACACCCGGCTGACCTCGATCCGCGACCGCAACCTGATCATCCCGGTCGTCCTGGTCGTGGTCCTGCTGGTGCTCATGCTGCTGCTACGCAGCGTCCTGGCTCCCATCCTGCTGCTGGCGACCACTGTGTTGTCCTTCGCAGCCACCCTCGGTGTCGCCGCGCTGTTGTTCAACGGCCCGTTCGGCTTCGCCGGCGCCGACCCCGTGGTGCCGCTGTTCGCCTTCGTCTTCCTGGTCGCCCTCGGGATCGACTACAACATCTTCCTGATGACCCGGGCCCGGGAAGAGTCGATGCAGCACGGCACCCGGGAGGGCATCGTGCGTGCACTCACCTCCACCGGTGGCGTCATCACCTCAGCCGGAGTGGTCCTGGCAGCAACCTTCGCGGCACTGGCGGTGATCCCGCTGCTCTTCCTGGTGCAGGTGGCCTTCCTGGTCGCGTTCGGCGTGCTGCTGGACACCCTGATCGTGCGGACATTGCTCGTGCCCGCGCTGACCATCGACATCGGGCCCAAGACCTGGTGGCCGAGCGCCCTCTCCCGTCGTCAGGAGTAGTCGATCCGTCGGCGCCGTGGCGACGAATCACCTCCCGATCGGTTCAACCGGACCGGCAGCACGGGAGGTGCAGTGAATGGACCGCTTGCTCGGACGACCGCTTCGGGTCCCCTACCGCTGGCTCATGATCGCGGCGGTCGTGGTCGCCGCGATCGCGCATGTGCCGGTGATCGCTCCGCATCTTGATGAAGCGCCGTACATGGGTGTCTTGTTCGTCGTGTTGACGCTCGCTTGCCTCATTCTGGCTGCGGCCATAGCCATCCACGACTCCGCCGTCGTCTACGCGCTGTCCGTCCTCACCTGTGGCCTCGCGGTGATTGGCTATGCGGCAACCCGCGTGGTCGCCTTTCCGATGCTTGCCGACGACGTCGGCAACTGGTGGGAACCGCTCGGCGTGGTGTCCATCGTGTCCGAGTCGATCGTCGTGATCGGTGCGCTGAGCGCTCTGGTCCGAGGTCGAGCGGTCGCGGCCCGAGCCGGATCAGGAATCTGAATTCCGCTTCAGGACGTCGTCACGCACCAAGCGTCGCTGCACCTTGCCGATCATCGAGCGGGGTAGCTCTTCGACGATGTGCAGATGTCGCGGGACCGCGTACTTCGCCAGCCGCTGGGCGGCGTGCTCACGCACCTGATCCAGGGTGGGTGGCTGACCGTCGGAGACCACGACGGCGACAACCTCTTCGTCGCCGCCCGCACCACGTGGCACGCCGACGACCGCGACGTCATCGACGCCGGCCAGTTCCCTCAAGTGCTCCTCGACGACGGTCGGGAAGACCTTGAAACCGCCCACGATGATGATCTCCTTGGTGCGATCGACCAGCACCGCAAACCCGTCGCGGTCGACCTCCACGACGTCGCCGGTGCGTAACCAACCATCCGGCGACAGCACGTTTGCGGTCTCCTCCGGCCGATCGACGTACCCGGCGAAGACCTGCGGCCCGCGCACCAGCAGTTCGCCGCGGACGACGCCCGCTTCGTTCGCAGTGGCTTCGACGGTTTGGTCATCGGGATCAACCACGCGAATTTCGGTGTTGGGGAAGGGAATTCCCAGCGCGCCGCGTCGCCGCTTCTCCGACGCCGGGTTGCCCAGCACGATCGGCGAAGTCTCGGTAGAACCGTAACCCTCGATCAGCAGACCGCCGGTCGCCTGCTCCCAGCGGTCGGCAGTCGCCGCGTCCAGCGGCATGGCACCGCAGAACGCTTGTTTGATCGACCCGAGCGAGACACCACCGGCGGCATCCAGAATCCGGCTGAACATCGGAGCGACCGCTGGCATGAAGGTGTACGGCGCCCGCTTCTGGCCCGCGACCACTGCGGGTGGGTCAAAGTTCGGGAACGCCACGAGCGTGGCGCCGATCAGCGGTGGCAGGACGACGCAGAAGATCATCCCGAACGCGTGGAAGAACGGTAGGACACCACAGACCACCTCGGCCCCCGGCTGGAAGCCCGCCCACGCCGTACCTTGGGTCGCATTCGCCACCAGGTTGTAGTGGGTGATGCTCGCCCCCTTGGGTACCCCCGTCGTGCCACCGGTGAAGAGCACCAGTGCCTCGTCGGTCGGCTCCTGCGCGCCGGAAGGCTGGCCCCCGGGCTCAGTGCGAACCAGGTCCGCCCAGTCCTTCGCGTCGCCAACCGGGCCACCCGTGAGCGCCGCCCGTTTGCTGCGAGCCGCCTTGACCGGCAGCCGGAGCAACAACTGCATCTTGCGCGGCAGGTCCCGCGCGACGTCCACGGACACGATGTGTTGCAGGTCGGTGTCCTGGGCAGCAACCTGCACGTCGGCCACGCGGTTGCGCCACACCAGCACCACCCGGGACCCAGTCAACCCGAGCTGATCGTGCAGTTCAGCCGTTGTGTACGTCGGGTTGTGCTCGACAACCGCTGCACCACAACGCAATACGGCGTAGAACGCCACGATGTGGGCGGTGCAGTTGGGCATCACCAACGAGACACGCGTGCCCGGGGTCACGCCGAGTTGCCGAAGACCCGCCGCCGCTCGATCGACCTGAGCATCCAGTTCGCGGTACGTCGTGCTGGCCCCGAAGAAGTCGACAGCAACTCGGTCGGGCCACCGCTGGGCGGCCTGTCGCAACAGGCCGTCCAGCAGGACCAGCGGAATCTCGACGTCAGCCGGGACACCCTGTGAATAGCTGCTCAGCCACGGTCGATCTTCAAACATCTGCCCACCGTAGTGCCCTGGCAGCGCACTAGATCAGACCGGCGTCTTTGAGCAGTTCCTCGACGTAGGTGCCCTTCACCTTGTGCAGTGCGGCAGCACCGACGACCTTGGTCATCAGGGGTAGCTTCACGTCAGCCAGCTTCTTCTTGTCGTTGAGGTAGTACAGCGCGCTCAACAACACGCGGATGTCGTATTGCGACCCGAAGACCTCTGGCACCCCACGGTTCACGTCCAGCAACGTGTAGACCGCCTCCATGGCGGTGCGCACGGAGTACTCAGTGGTGAACACCGTGTCGATCGGCGTCTCAGCGAAGTTGCCGATGAAGGCGAGGTTCGTTGAGCCCTCCGGCACCACCAACGGGCGGTCGCCGGCCGCGCGCGGCATGAAGTAGGAGGTGATGTAGGGCATGTGACACGGCACCGTGCTGGCACTGTTGCGGGCCAGGTCGGGGATCTCCTCGACGGGGACACCGAGGTGGTAGAGCAACTCCTCGGTGAGCTCGATGCCAGTGGCCTCCTTGATCGGCTTCTTCACGTAGTCGCCGGGCCGGTCGGAGAAGAGGCCGTAGACCCAGAGCACAAGCTCCTTGTTGGGGTCCTGCTTCTCGAAGTGCGGCTGCCGACTCATGGTGAAGCCGTAGAACCAGCCGGAGTCCTTGAAGTTGCACGGTCCGCCGGTGACGATCTTGCCGTTGCGCGGGTCCCGGCCGGTCAGCTTCTGGATGTAGGGCCAGATCTTGTCGTCGGTGAGAGTGATAGTTCCGGAGATGACCCAGTTGTCGCTGGGGATGTTCTCGCAGAACTTCTCCGGGTGACCAAGGGAGGGGTCCTTGGCGGCGAGCGTCTTCCACAGCTTCCAGGCCCCGCCGTGGTCGGTCTCGATCGGCGCCGGGTGGTCGTTGTCGCCGAAGGTGCTGCTCTCGGTGATCGAACCGTTGGTGACGAAGACCAGGTCGTCGGTGGTCAGGTCGATGGTCTTCTTCTCACCGCCCACCGTCAGTTCCAGAGAGGTTGCGACCTTCTTGCCCCCACTGAGGTCCAGCCCGATGTCCTCGACCTGGGTGTCGTACTGGAACGTCACGCCCTCGGACTCCAGGTGCTTGACCAGGGGCACGATCAGTGACTCGTACTGGTTGTAGTGCGTGAACCGCAACGAGGTCAGGTCCGGCAAGGTGGCGACGTGGTGGATGAAGCGCAGCAGGTAACGACGCATCTCCAGCGCGCTGGCCCACGGCTCGAACGCGAACATGGTCGCCCAGTACAGCCAAAAGTTGGAGTCGAAGAACTCCTGGGTGAAGTACTCATCGATGCGCTTGTCGTCCAGCTGCGACTCCGGGGTGAGCGCCAGATCGATGATCTCCTGGACCGCCTTCGGCGTCAGCGTCAGCTCGCCCATGGACGGGACCGCCTTGCCCCGCTCGTACGTCGCGCGCATCGGGTTGCTGCTCGGGTCGGACTTGTGCAACTCATACATCTCGTCGAGCACAGAGACGCCCGGTTTGGCCAGCGACGGCACCGACCGGAACAAGTCCCACAGAGTTTCGAAGTGCGCTTCCATCTCGCGACCGCCGCGGATGATGAATCCCTTGTGTTCATCGAGGATTCCGTCCATGCTGCCGCCGGGCAGTGCGAGCTCCTCGAACACCGTGATGTTCTTGCCGGGGACACCGGCGTCCCGGATCAGAAATGCGGCGCCAGCCAGTGATGCGAGACCGGATCCAACGAAGTACGCCTTCTTCTTGTCAGCCCCCTCCGGCTTGATCGCCTGCGCGAACGCCTCGAAATTGCCGTTGCTGTGGTACATCGTCAGCCCTCTCCTCGTTGAGGACGGCATACACCGCCGCCTACTTCCAACCTTTCAAAGGGCCGCAGAGCGACACAAGGCCCGACAAAGTGAAACTTTGGTTCTTCCGATCACGACACGCGCGTTCGGCGAGCATCCCGAACGTCTCGTATCACCAGGCGCTGTCAGCAGCACATGATCCGCCGCTCAGAGTTTGATGCCGACGTACTTGTCCTCGAGGTACTCGTCGATCCCCTCGAACCCGCCCTCGCGGCCGAACCCGCTGGCCTTCACGCCACCGAACGGTGCCGCTGGGTTGGAGATGATGCCCTGGTTGACGCCGACCATGCCGTACTCCAGTGCCTCGGCAACCCGGATCGCCCGGGAGAAGTCCCGGGTGAAGAAGTATGAGGCCAGGCCGTATTCGGTGTCATTGGCCTTCGCGACGACCTCGTCCTCATCGGTGAAGGTCTGGATGGCAGCGACCGGTCCGAAGATCTCCTCACGCACCATGTCGGCATCGGCCGGCAGGTTGGTGATGACGGTCGGCTCGTAGAAGAAGCCTGCGTCACCGGTCGTCGAGCCACCGGTCACCACCTGCGCACCTCTGGTCACGGCGTCCTTCACCAGGGCGTCGACCTTGTCGATCGCCTTCTGGTTGATCAACGGACCGACCTGGGACTTCGGGTCCATCCCGTCGGCGACGACCAGACCGCCCATCTTCGCGGCCATCTTGGAGGCGAATTCGTCTGCGACAGAGGCATGTACATAGAGCCGGTTAGCTGCCGTGCACGCTTCGCCGATGTTGCGCATTTTCGCCAGCATCGCGCCCTCGACGGCCGCGTCGATGTCGGCGTCCTCGAAGACGATGAACGGCGCGTTGCCGCCCAACTCCATCGAGACGCGCAACACCTGCTGGGCGGACTGCTCGATCAGCGTGCGTCCCACGGCAGTCGAGCCGGTGAAGGTGAGCTTACGGGTGCGCGGGTCACGGATGATCGGCTCCATCACCGCGCCACTGCTCGAGGTGGTGATGACATTGAGTACGCCGCCGGGCAGCCCCACCTCTTCCAGCAACTGGGCGAGCGCCAACATCGTCAGTGGCGTTTCAGCTGCCGGCTTCACCACCATGGTGCAACCCGCTGCGATGGCCGGGCCGATCTTGCGAGTTCCCATGGCCAGCGGGAAGTTCCACGGGGTGATCATCACTGTCGGACCGACCGGCTGCTTCATCGTCAGCAGTCGAGTACCACCCGACGGTGCCACCGAGTAGCGGCCGGAGATCCGCACGGCCTCCTCGGAGAACCAGCGGAAGAACTCCCCGCCGTAGGTGACCTCACCGCGCGCCTCGGCCAGCGGCTTGCCCATCTCCAGCGTCATCAACTCGGCGAAGAGGTCCGCGCGTTCGGTGATGAGCTCGAATGCTTTGCGCAGCAACTCTCCCCGCTCGCGCGGGTCAGTGCGCGCCCAGTCCTTCTGTGCATCGGCCGCAGCAGTCAGCGCAGCTATCCCGTCCGCCGGACTGGCGTCGGCCACTCGGGCCAACTCCTGCCCGGTGGCCGGGTTGTCAACGGTGAGTGTCTTGCCGTCGGTGGCGTCCCGCCACTGACCGCCGATGTAAAGCTGCTTGGCGACGCCGTCCACGGCTGCCGAAGATGCCACGATGAATCTCCCTGTCTACCAGTGATTTCAGAGTTCGATGTTGGCCATCACGTGCTTGATGCGCGTGTAGTCCTCAAAGCCGTAGAGCGAGAGGTCCTTGCCGTACCCGCTGTGCTTGAACCCGCCGTGCGGCATCTCGGCGACGAGCGGGATGTGGGTGTTGATCCACACGCAACCGAAGTCGAGCGCCTTGGAGACGCGCATCGCCCGACCGAAGTCCTTGGTCCAGACCGAGGACGCCAGCGCATACTGCACGCCGTTGCCAGCGGCAATGGCCTCGGCCTCGTCGGTGAACTTCTGCGCGGTGATGACCGGGCCGAAGATCTCGTTCTGGCTGACCTCGTCGTCCTGCAACAGCCCGGACACGACCGTCGGCTCGAAGTAGAATCCGCCACCGAGGGCGGTGAGTCGGGATCCACCAGCCGCGATCGACGCGTGGTCGGGCAGCCGCTCCAGCAGACCGGTGACGTGCGCCAACTGGTTGCTGTTGTTGACGGGGCCGAGCAGCGCGTCCGCGTCGTCCGGCAGCCCGACCTTGGCCTCGTTCTTAGCGTATTCGGCTAGGGCAGCGACGAATTCGTCGTGGATGCCCTCCTGGACGAGCACGCGGGTGGCCGCAGTGCAGTCCTGCCCGGCGTTGAAGTAGCCGGCGACCGCGATGCCCTCGACCGCCGCTTCGATGTCCGCGTCGTCGAAGACGATGACCGGCGCCTTGCCGCCGAGCTCCAGGTGCACCCGCTTCACATCGGCCGCGCCGGAGAGCGCCACCTGGATGCCGGCGCGCACCGAACCAGTGATTGCCACCAGTTGCGGGGTCTTGTGCTCGACCACCAACTGCCCGGTCGAGCGGTCACCGGTCACGACGTTGAAGGCACCGGCCGGCAGGAACTCCGCGGCGACCTCGGCCAGCAACAGCGTGGTCTCGGGGGTGGTGTCGCTGGGCTTGAGGACGACGGTGTTGCCCGCGGCGAGCGCCGGGGCGATCTTCCACATTGCCATCATCATCGGGTAGTTCCACGGGGTCACCTGACCGACGACACCGATCGGCTCCCGCCGGATCCACGAGGTGTGACCCTTCATGTACTCCCCCGCTGCCTTGCCCTCCAGCACGCGAGCGGCACCAGCGAAGAACCGCAGCTGGTCAAGCATCGGCGGGATCTCTTCGGATTCGGTGAGGGCCCAAGGCTTTCCGGTGTTCTGGGCTTCCAGCTTGATGAAGTCATCGGCGCGCTTCTCGATGGCGTCGGCGAACTTGAGCAAGGCCTGCTGGCGCTCCGAAGGAGTGGTCTGCCCCCACTCCTCGAACGCCTTCGACGCAGCGGTGTACGCAGCGTCGACATCAGCCTCGGTCGAGATCGCCGCGGAGGCGACGACCTGGCCGGTGCTCGGGTCGACAACGTCCTGGCGTGCGTCGCCGCGCGCCTCGACGTACTCGCCGTTGACGAAGTTCTTCAGGATGCGGGTCATAGCTCCACCTCAACACTCGATCACATTGACTGCGAGACCGCCCCGGGCGGTCTCCTTGTACTTCACGGACATGTCGCGACCGGTGTCGCGCATGGTCTTGATGGCCTTGTCCAGGCTCACGGCGTGCACCCCGGTGCCGCTGAGCGACAGCCGCGAGGCGTTGATTGCTTTGACGCTGGCAATGGCGTTGCGTTCGATGCAGGGAATCTGCACCAGACCACCAACCGGGTCACAGGTCAGCCCCAGGTTGTGCTCGATGCCGATCTCGGCGGCGTTCTCGACCTGGGTGGGTGTGCCTCCGGTGACCTCGCACAACGCGCCGGCAGCCATGGCGCACGCCGAGCCCACTTCCCCCTGGCAGCCGACTTCGGCGCCGGAGATCGACGCGTTCTGCTTGAACAGGATGCCGATCGCGGCCGCCGTGAGCAGGAAGCGCACGATGCCGTCCTCGTCAGCCCCGTCGACGAACCGTGCGTAGTAGTGCAGGACGGCCGGGATGACCCCGGCTGCGCCATTGGTCGGTGCCGTGACTATGCGTCCACCAGCGGCGTTCTCCTCGTTGACCGACAGCGCGTAGAGATTGACCCAGTCCATGACGTGCAACGGGTCTCGCGCACCGGCCTGCATCAACTCATCGAAGAGCGCAGGGGCCCGCCGGGGCACCTTCAAACCACCGGGCAGCACGCCGCTAGCGTTG
The window above is part of the Branchiibius hedensis genome. Proteins encoded here:
- a CDS encoding MMPL family transporter; this encodes MSASSATSRKRWLIPALVLLAWLVVGSFTGPYAGKLASVSTNDNTAFLPASAESTKAQKELEKFQDTSEVPAIVIAVRDGGITAADKAWLTKQTQEFAGQSGFGKQISPPIPSKDQKAAQVFVPIDSAGEPADTVTTLRDALRSPPDGLTVKVTGPAGQIADLSEAFKGIDGLLLLVAGGVVILILTVVYRSPILPFVVLISAIFALGLASGAVYFLTKQGILDLNGQSQGILFILVFGAATDYALLLVARFREELMHTQDKVAALRSAYRATIEPVAASAATVILGVLCLLLSDLNSNRSLGPVAALGIVASFLASMTFLPAALALLGRKAFWPFEPKVTDDVSEGQGHKFWSKVAHWVASKPRKIWITTAVALAAAAAFAPTFKADGIATTDYFIGTVGSVEGAKLQAEHFDAGSGSPTWIIAEQQSANSVVAAAKSTAGVASAEVLATDGQPVVKDGRVAVQVVLKDNAESLPAQDTVEKLRDAVHAIAGSEAVVGGTTATDLDTRLTSIRDRNLIIPVVLVVVLLVLMLLLRSVLAPILLLATTVLSFAATLGVAALLFNGPFGFAGADPVVPLFAFVFLVALGIDYNIFLMTRAREESMQHGTREGIVRALTSTGGVITSAGVVLAATFAALAVIPLLFLVQVAFLVAFGVLLDTLIVRTLLVPALTIDIGPKTWWPSALSRRQE
- a CDS encoding AMP-binding protein, encoding MFEDRPWLSSYSQGVPADVEIPLVLLDGLLRQAAQRWPDRVAVDFFGASTTYRELDAQVDRAAAGLRQLGVTPGTRVSLVMPNCTAHIVAFYAVLRCGAAVVEHNPTYTTAELHDQLGLTGSRVVLVWRNRVADVQVAAQDTDLQHIVSVDVARDLPRKMQLLLRLPVKAARSKRAALTGGPVGDAKDWADLVRTEPGGQPSGAQEPTDEALVLFTGGTTGVPKGASITHYNLVANATQGTAWAGFQPGAEVVCGVLPFFHAFGMIFCVVLPPLIGATLVAFPNFDPPAVVAGQKRAPYTFMPAVAPMFSRILDAAGGVSLGSIKQAFCGAMPLDAATADRWEQATGGLLIEGYGSTETSPIVLGNPASEKRRRGALGIPFPNTEIRVVDPDDQTVEATANEAGVVRGELLVRGPQVFAGYVDRPEETANVLSPDGWLRTGDVVEVDRDGFAVLVDRTKEIIIVGGFKVFPTVVEEHLRELAGVDDVAVVGVPRGAGGDEEVVAVVVSDGQPPTLDQVREHAAQRLAKYAVPRHLHIVEELPRSMIGKVQRRLVRDDVLKRNSDS
- a CDS encoding oleate hydratase; its protein translation is MYHSNGNFEAFAQAIKPEGADKKKAYFVGSGLASLAGAAFLIRDAGVPGKNITVFEELALPGGSMDGILDEHKGFIIRGGREMEAHFETLWDLFRSVPSLAKPGVSVLDEMYELHKSDPSSNPMRATYERGKAVPSMGELTLTPKAVQEIIDLALTPESQLDDKRIDEYFTQEFFDSNFWLYWATMFAFEPWASALEMRRYLLRFIHHVATLPDLTSLRFTHYNQYESLIVPLVKHLESEGVTFQYDTQVEDIGLDLSGGKKVATSLELTVGGEKKTIDLTTDDLVFVTNGSITESSTFGDNDHPAPIETDHGGAWKLWKTLAAKDPSLGHPEKFCENIPSDNWVISGTITLTDDKIWPYIQKLTGRDPRNGKIVTGGPCNFKDSGWFYGFTMSRQPHFEKQDPNKELVLWVYGLFSDRPGDYVKKPIKEATGIELTEELLYHLGVPVEEIPDLARNSASTVPCHMPYITSYFMPRAAGDRPLVVPEGSTNLAFIGNFAETPIDTVFTTEYSVRTAMEAVYTLLDVNRGVPEVFGSQYDIRVLLSALYYLNDKKKLADVKLPLMTKVVGAAALHKVKGTYVEELLKDAGLI
- a CDS encoding NAD-dependent succinate-semialdehyde dehydrogenase translates to MVASSAAVDGVAKQLYIGGQWRDATDGKTLTVDNPATGQELARVADASPADGIAALTAAADAQKDWARTDPRERGELLRKAFELITERADLFAELMTLEMGKPLAEARGEVTYGGEFFRWFSEEAVRISGRYSVAPSGGTRLLTMKQPVGPTVMITPWNFPLAMGTRKIGPAIAAGCTMVVKPAAETPLTMLALAQLLEEVGLPGGVLNVITTSSSGAVMEPIIRDPRTRKLTFTGSTAVGRTLIEQSAQQVLRVSMELGGNAPFIVFEDADIDAAVEGAMLAKMRNIGEACTAANRLYVHASVADEFASKMAAKMGGLVVADGMDPKSQVGPLINQKAIDKVDALVKDAVTRGAQVVTGGSTTGDAGFFYEPTVITNLPADADMVREEIFGPVAAIQTFTDEDEVVAKANDTEYGLASYFFTRDFSRAIRVAEALEYGMVGVNQGIISNPAAPFGGVKASGFGREGGFEGIDEYLEDKYVGIKL
- a CDS encoding gamma-aminobutyraldehyde dehydrogenase — encoded protein: MTRILKNFVNGEYVEARGDARQDVVDPSTGQVVASAAISTEADVDAAYTAASKAFEEWGQTTPSERQQALLKFADAIEKRADDFIKLEAQNTGKPWALTESEEIPPMLDQLRFFAGAARVLEGKAAGEYMKGHTSWIRREPIGVVGQVTPWNYPMMMAMWKIAPALAAGNTVVLKPSDTTPETTLLLAEVAAEFLPAGAFNVVTGDRSTGQLVVEHKTPQLVAITGSVRAGIQVALSGAADVKRVHLELGGKAPVIVFDDADIEAAVEGIAVAGYFNAGQDCTAATRVLVQEGIHDEFVAALAEYAKNEAKVGLPDDADALLGPVNNSNQLAHVTGLLERLPDHASIAAGGSRLTALGGGFYFEPTVVSGLLQDDEVSQNEIFGPVITAQKFTDEAEAIAAGNGVQYALASSVWTKDFGRAMRVSKALDFGCVWINTHIPLVAEMPHGGFKHSGYGKDLSLYGFEDYTRIKHVMANIEL
- a CDS encoding L-serine ammonia-lyase produces the protein MALSAFDLYSIGIGPSSSHTVGPMRAARMFASGLPLPRVSRISAQLFGSLGATGHGHGSDKAVVLGLEGSAPETVDTATTDSRYAEVRRSGKLTVMGDHPISFDPDTDLVLHRRKTLPTHPNGMLFEAFDAAGELVDSHVYYSVGGGFVVDETASGADRVVEDDTAVPLPFNTGAELLAICERENCSISEVMLRNEQAWRSEQEVHDGLLHLWSVMRECVTNGFNASGVLPGGLKVPRRAPALFDELMQAGARDPLHVMDWVNLYALSVNEENAAGGRIVTAPTNGAAGVIPAVLHYYARFVDGADEDGIVRFLLTAAAIGILFKQNASISGAEVGCQGEVGSACAMAAGALCEVTGGTPTQVENAAEIGIEHNLGLTCDPVGGLVQIPCIERNAIASVKAINASRLSLSGTGVHAVSLDKAIKTMRDTGRDMSVKYKETARGGLAVNVIEC